The Desulfovibrio sp. sequence GCCCAAACAACATAAAATAAGAGCCCCCGTGAACGAACACTCTGAAATGTGAAGTATTTCAGAGTTAATCTGCCCTGATCCCAGGGGGCGAGGCGAGGAAAAAAAGGGCCGCGCGAGGCGGCCCAAGGAAAGGAAATCCATTAAAAATCCAGGTTAAAACGAGTACCGCAGGCCAAGACTGAATTCATTGGCGTAGGGAGCCACTCCGACGGAGTTTTTTTCTCCATCAAATTTTTTGCTGACTTCGGTGTAGCCCAATCCTACGAAGCGATACGCCAAGTCCGCAGAAAAATGCTCCGTGAAGGCATAAGAACAGCCTGCACCAGCGTTCCAGGCAAAAACTGTATCATACTGAGTTAAGCTGCCGCTGACTCCCTCGTCCGGATCGCTTAATTCTGACTTATATTTGCTCTTTATAAATCCCAAACCTGCGCCGGCACCAATGTATGGGGTAAATGCTGTGCTGTTATGAAAATCCCAGTAGGCGTTCAAAAACAGTGTTTGAACGTTCCATTCTCCCTTTGTTGATGCTTTTACATCCTTTCCTGCGAGGTTAAAATTATTATCCCATGTTTTGCTCATGTTGCTCCGGATGGCATATTCGAGTTCCGTCCTGACAGGAACTTGATACTGTGGGTAGAAATCATACCCAACAAAGATCCCCCCGCCTACAGTGTTCTGCGAATACTCACTCATGCCCAGCGAATTAAAATCTCCGCCTTTTGAAAATTTGCCCGTGCTCTGGATGGAGTCAAGGAATTTAAGCCCAGCATACACCCCAGAGGTCTCAGCCGCAGCGGGACCTGCAAGTGCAACCATTAGAATGAGGGGTAGAACCACACGCTTGAACATAGGAATCTCCTTCTCTAATGCCGGTTAAATGAAACCGATATAATTTCTACTACTCTCACTACTTTCGTATAGCAATAGAACCCTCAGGTCAGCAGATGATCTTTTTCATTTTACTACTAATGGTCAGGTTGACCAATGGCCAGGTTGACCAATGGCCAGCCCCCGGGGCGCACCGCCTATCTATTTTGGCTGGCCTCGGCATCAACACCGGAAGCAGCATACCGGCGCCTTGCAATCATTGGTCATGGCAGCGGGCTCTTGACCGGGCTATCCGCGATGGCAATTAGCGCGCCATCAGGGCAAACACGCCCCACCCGAGGTATTTACGGCTGTAGGTAACATAGCGCAAGGGCTCGGTCGTCAGCTGGTCCCGAACTTCCTTTGCAAAATCATCGTCAGGGTTGGCTTCGAGCCAGCGGCGCATGGTCAGCCACTTGGCCGCTTCGTACCTGTCCCACCCTTCCTGGTCGGCCAGCACCATCTCCACAACGTCGTAGTTGAGGTCGTGGAAATGGGCCACAAGATCGGGGAGCCTACGGAAATCGGCGATGGAACCGGCATGGCATCCCCTGGCGGCTTCTTCCGTTGGCGGCAGCTGCAGCCAGTAGGGTTCGCCCACAAGAATAATCCCTCCGGCGCAAAGGCTCTTTTCGAGAAGTTCAATGGTGCCGTCGATCCCGCCGCCGATCCAGGTAGCGCCTATACAGGCCGCCACATCAACCTTTACGTCCGCGATGTAGCCAGCGGCATCGTTGTGAATGAACGCGACCTTGTCCACAACGCCGAGCTCAGCGGCGCGCTGCTTGGCCTGCTCGGAAAAGAGCGTGCTCATATCAACGCCAATGCCGATAATTCCGTAATCTCGCGCCCAGGTACACAGCATTTCGCCTGACCCGCTGCCAAGGTCCAGTATGCGCATTCCTGCTTTGAGCCGTAAGGCCGCGCCCAGCACGGCGAGCTTTTCCGGCGTGTAGGGGTTATGGATGCGGTGGGCGCTTTCAGTAATGGTGAATATGCGTGGGATATCCAAAGTAGGTTCCCCTTCATTAAGTAGCTTCTGATGCTGTTCTGCGGATAAATACCTGTATAAAAGTTTGGTTATTAAATGGCAATATTTATAGGCCAGACTGATTCATCGACATCACGCGGTGCAGTGACCAACGTAGTTACGGCCAGCAGGGCAGTGCATGCATAAAAAAAGCCCTCTGAAGGTTCAGAGGGCTTCGCGGAAAGTACGGAAAATTTTTGCAGGGTGGCTGATTGACCGGTTTCGTCACGTGCCGGGGATCTGGCGGATGCCCGCCAAGGTACACAAGGCGGCTCAGACATGGTCAGGCCCAAAAGGAAGTCAGGTCGCTAAAATTGCGGCGGGCCGTCTTCCAGAGCCTGGGCCAGTTCGCGCAGGGCAGACAGGCTTTCTTCCGCTTCAATGGGAGTCAGCGTGTGCAGGGCAAAACCCGCATGCACAATAACATAGTCGCCGATATTGGGTTCTTCAGGCAAAAGCATGACAGAAGCGTTCAAAAAAGTCTGGCTTTCACCCACGCGAACGCGGGCCATACCTTCACCAAAAAGTTCTTCAATACGCGCGGGAATGGCAAGACACATAGTTACCTCTTGTCAGGCAGATAAACACTGTTGCGGTTTCGGCAAGCCTTGATGCGTCCACAAGCCACCGCAAACTGAGGGAAATGCAGCTTATCAGCCCGGACAGGAGTAGGCAAGCAGCCGGGGCGGAAGATCTTTTTGGCAAAATTGTTTTGTTTGCCGCAGCAGGGGCGTCACACAACGCGAGGTACTTGCGAATCCTTGACTTTAGGCGGCTCTTTGCCCAAACTACAGTGATTTTTCTCACTGCCAATGACATTTATTTTCTTGCGACATCAGTGCCGGGAGCCCCAATGAGTGATTATAAGAAAACGCTGAATTTGCCCCAAACCGCCTTTCCAATGAAAGCCAATCTGGCCCAGCGCGAGCCGGAAACCCTCAAGAAGTGGGAATCCATTAATGCCTGTGCCGCCATGGTGGAAGCTTCGGGCAGCAAGGGAACCTACATCCTGCATGACGGCCCGCCCTACGCCAACGGGCACATTCATATGGGCACGGCGCTGAACAAGATTCTCAAGGACATTATCGTCAAGTCCCGCAACATGGCGGGCTATACCTCGCGTTATGTTCCCGGCTGGGACTGCCACGGCCTGCCCATCGAACACAAGGTCGAGCAGGAACTCAAGGAAAAGAAAAAGGAACTGCCGGCCCATGTGGTGCGCAAGCTCTGCCGTGAGTACGCCTCCAAGTGGATTGACGTGCAGCGCAAGGAATTCAAGCGCCTGGGCGTGCTCGGCAACTGGGAAGATCCCTATATGAGCATGAAGCCCGCCTATGAGGCGGCCACGGCTGACGAACTGGCCAAGTTTGTGGCCACTGGCGGCGTGGTGCGCTCCAAAAAGCCCATTTACTGGTGCTGCTCCTGCCATACGGCGCTGGCCGAGGCCGAGGTGGAATACTATGACCACACCTCGCCTTCAATCTATGTGCGCTTCGCCCTGCCCGACGAGGGCCTCAAAAAGGTCTTTGCCGCTGCCGACCCCTCTCGCGCGCATGTGGTCATCTGGACCACGACGCCCTGGACGCTCCCCGACAACATGGGCGTCTGCCTGCACCCCGAATTCACTTACGCCCTGGTGGAAGCCGACGGCAGCCAGTATATTCTCGCCGAAGAACTGGTGAAATCCTGCGCCGCCACCTTTGGCTGGAGCGACTACACCATCCTTGACCGCGCGCCCGGCGTGAAGTTTGAAGGCCTCAAGGCGCGGCACCCCTTCTATGACAGGGACTCCCTCGTCATTCTGGGCCAGCATGTGACCCTGGACGCGGGTACGGGCTGCGTGCACACCGCGCCTGGCCATGGCCGCGAAGACTATGAGGTGGGCCTCAAATACGGCCTGGAAGTCTATTCGCCCATGGACGACGCGGGGCGCTTTTTGCCCAGCGTGGAATTTTTCGCTGGCCTGAATGTTTTTGAAGCCAACCCCAAGGTTATCGAAAAGCTGGAAGAAGTTGGCGCGCTGTTGCAAAAGGCCAAGATCAGGCACTCCTACCCGCACTGCTGGCGCTGCAAGGAGCCTGTCATTTTTCGCGCGACCACCCAGTGGTTTATCAGCATGGAAAAGAATGACCTGCGCGGCCGCGCCCTCAATGCCATTGACGAACAGGTGCGCTGGATTCCCGCCTGGGGTCGTGAGCGCATCCATAATATGGTGGAGTTCCGCCCCGACTGGTGCATCTCGCGCCAGCGCCAGTGGGGCGTGCCTATCATGGCCCTGCTGTGCGAAGACTGCGGCGAGGCCTGGAACGATGCCAATTGGATGCATGAAATGGCCGCGCGCTTCGCCAGCCATCCCACGGGCTGCGACTACTGGTACGAAGCCGATCTGAAGGATATCGTGCCCGAAGGGCTGGCCTGCCCGCAGTGCGGCGGCAATCACTGGAAGCGCGAAACGGACATCCTGGACGTGTGGTTTGACTCCGGCACAAGCTTTGCCGCTGTGTTGGAAAAACGCCCCGAACTGGGCTTTCCGGCTGATCTGTATATGGAAGGCTCCGACCAGCACCGTGGCTGGTTCCACAGTTCCCTTCTGGTCAGCGAAGGCACGCGGGGCTGCGCGCCTTACCGCTCCGTGCTTACCCACGGCTACGTGGTGGACGGCGAAGGGCGCAAGATGTCCAAATCCATCGGCAACGTCATCGCGCCGCAGGAACTCATTGAAAAATTCGGGGCCGAAATCGTGCGCCTGTGGGTTTCTTCCGTGGAATACCGCGAAGACATCCGCATTTCGGACGAAATCCTTGGCCGCCTTGTGGACGCCTATCGCCGCATCCGCAATACCTGCCGCTACATCCTCGGCAACCTGAACGACGTTTCCGCCCACGATCTGCTGCCGCTGGACACGCTGGAGTCTCTTGACCGCTTTGCCCTTGATGCGGCCGGTCGCGTGCACGAGCGTGTGCAGCAGGCCTATATGGATTTTGACTTCCACAAGGTTTACCACACCCTGCACAACTATTGCGTCACCGACCTTTCGTCCGTGTATCTGGATATTCTTAAGGATCGTCTCTACGCTTCGGCCCCGGCCAGTCACGAGCGGCGTTCGGCCCAGACGGCCCTGTGGCACATCCTGTGCCTGCTGCTGCGCGACATGGCTCCGGTGCTGTCTTTCACCGCCGAGGAAATCTTCAGCCATCTCCCCGAAAGCCTGCGTGGCCCGGAACTCACGGTGTTTGCCCTGCCGCCGCTGGAAGCCGCGCCCTACCTTCTTGACGAAGGCACGCGCGACGACTGGAACGTGCTGCTGGCCGTGCGCGGCGCTGTGACCAGGGCCATCGAACCCATGCGCCGCGAAGGCATCATCGGGCATTCGCTGGACACGCGCGTTACCCTTTTTGTGGCCGACGAGCTGCGCCAGCGGCTTGAGGGCCTGCATACCGACCTGCGTGCCGTGTGCATTGTGTCGCAACTGCATATGGAAGCTCTGGACCGCGCGCCCCAGGCGGCGTATCAGGATGAAGAGGTGGCGGGCCTTGCCATTGGCGTTGAAAAGGCGCGCGGCGAAAAATGCGAGCGCTGCTGGATCTACAGCACCGAGCTTGGAACCGATCCCGCTCATCCCGCCTTGTGCCCGCGCTGCACGGCGGTTATCAAGGCTATGGAATCCTGAGGATTATGCGCAAACGCTACCGTATTCTCGGGGGCATGGCCCTGCTGGCACTGGCGCTTGATCAATTGAGCAAGTATATTGTCATGCAGACCATCCCGGAGCACAGACCCGTTCCGGTGATCCAGGGTCTGTTTGACCTTGTGAACATACGTAACCGTGGAGCGGCCTTTGGTTTTTTGAACCGCTCCGATATCGAGTGGCAGTTCTGGCTGTTTCTGGTCGCAACGGCAGTGGCCGCGTGGGCCATATTCATGCTGGTTCGCAGCTCGCATGAAGACCCCTGGCTGTTTGCAGGCCTGGGGCTGGTTCTGGGCGGGGCATTGGGCAACCTGGTGGACCGCGTCCGCTTTCGGGCGGTTGTGGACTTTCTGGATGTCTACTGGGGCGACTGGCACTGGCCTGCCTTTAACGTGGCCGATTCGGCCATCTTTGTGGGGGCCGCCCTGGCCTGCCTCGCCATGTGGCGTCAGCCTTCCGGGGCCGGAGACAAAACGGGCCGTAACGCCGGGAAAGCCTCCGGCAAGGGAGGTAATGCCGCATGATGTTTCATTGGTGGCATGTGGTTCTGGTTATGATTCCTATGATCCCCACGCTGTGGAGCCTCATCCACATATGGGGGCATGAGTTTCCCACACCGCAGCAACGGGCGCTGTGGCTCGTGCTGGTGGTTTTTTTACCGGTTATCGGCGGTATCATCTATATTTTCACAGGGCGTAAAAAAGCCCTGGGAAAAGTGCAAATTTGAAAAAGAGGATATTATGCGCACATTCCGTACATTGTGCTTTGTCACGCTGGCTTGCGCTGCTCTGCCGCTGAGCGCCTGCGTATCGGGCGGCAGCTCCAGCGGGGGCAGCCTCAGCCTTGAACAGCAGGTGCAGCAGCACGATGTGCAGCTGCGTCAGATGCAGCCCTCGCAGGCTGACGCCTGGAATCAGATTCAGGCTTTGCGGCAGGAACTGAATACCATGAAAGGGCAGATGGATGACCTTAACAATGCCGGCGGCGCGCGCGCCCTTGTGGATCGTGTGAACCGGCATGACGAGGCCCTGCGCCAGGTTGAGCGCAGCATGGCGCTGAACCTGAACCTTGGCGAAGCGCCGTCCGCCACTTCCGCTGCCGCGCCTGTCGCACCCATAAGTCAGGCCACGCCTTCCACCCAGACAGCGCTTCAGACTCCCAGCTACGGTCAGCCCACCTACGGGCAGGCCGCTGCAGCCGGTGCAGCCGGGTCCGTGGCCGCCGGTTCCACCGGTTATGCCGCGGCCGTGCCCGAAGGCGTGCAGCCTTACGGCGGCCAGGCCGCTGCCGCCCAGGCGTCCGCTGCGGCTCCTGCCGCCAGCACCTGGGGCCAGCCCTCTCCGCAGCCGCAACCGCAGGTACAGGCGCCGCAAAAGGACATCTCGCTGGCGCTCTATGACGCTGGCGTCAACGCCTATAATGCCCGCAAGTACGACGAGGCCCAGCGCTCCTTTGCGGACTTTCTGAAAAACTACAAGAGCCATAACCTGGCTCCCGAGGCCCAGTTCTACATGGCCGAGTGCTACTTCCAGCGTAATCAGTATGCGGACGCGGCCCTCGCCTATGACAAGGTCATCAAGGACTACCCCAAGTCCTCCAGTGCGCCCGGCGCTTACCTCAAGCAGGGCATAAGCTTCAGCAAGCTCAATCAGGGCGCGGCCTCCAAGGCCCGTCTGGAAGAGCTCATCAAAAAGTATCCCAACTCGCCCGAAGCAGCCCGCGCCAAGACCTTCCTCAAGACCAACAAGTAGATTCTCTTCATGCCGCCGTGCCGAACCTCGGCGCGGCGGCCATCTATTGCCTTTCCCCAACAGCGCCCGAAGCGCAAAGGTACACGCATGAGCGACAAAAAGGCCGAACCCGCCGTGTACAGGCAGTTGAGCGCGGACATGCGGCAGGGGCTCAAGGATATCTATCAGCAGATTTCCACAGCCTCGCAGAGCAAGCCTCTGACCGATGCCGACACGGATGCGCTTTTCCACGAAGCCACCGCCCAACTGGCCGAAGTGCTCAAAGCCACAGAAAGCGCCACCATGTCCATTATGGAAGTTGTGGAGCGGCATCTTGACTTGCAGGCGCAGAATACGGAACTCCTGGCGGCAGTGCGCGAGGGCAGGGCGTCGCAGGGGCAGATTTCGCGGCTTGAAAAAAATAATGCCCTGCTTGGCGACGATCTTACCGGCCTGCTGACTGCCCTGAGCTTTCAGGACATCACGGGGCAGCGCATCAAACGGGTGGTGACGGCGCTGAACAAGATCGAAAATACCGTGGTGGAGCTGTATATTTCTTCGGGCCTCATCATGGACGGAGCGGCAAAAGACCCGAACAAGGATACGGAGTCCCTGCAGACCGAGGCCCGTAAAGCTGTGGAGGATTTTCGCCAGAACCGCATGAAAGCCGACGGCCTCAAAGGCCCCGACGGCAACGGCGTGTCGCAGAGCGCCATTGACGATATGCTCAGTCAGCTTGGCATGTAACACGCCTGCTTCCCGGTATTTTTCAAGGCATCTTGTACATGCGAGATGCCTTTTGCTTGCCGGGCACGGCACACGCTGCCGTTGCCCCAGAGGAGAAAGTCATGAACGTATTTACTGTTGACCACGATCTGTGCCGTAAGGATGGCATCTGCGCCATGGTTTGTCCGGTGCATATAATTGACGCCGAGGTGGGCGCGTATCCCACCATGGACAAGCACAAGGCCGCCTATTGCATTGGCTGTGGCCAGTGTATGGCCTTTTGCCCTACCCAGGCCTGCGCAGCGCCAGGGCTTGACCGCAAGGACTGTAAGATCCTGCGCCCAGAGCACATGCCCACGGCGGAACAGGTTGAAGAGCTTGCGGTGTCCCGCAGGTCTGTGCGCAATTTTAAGAACAGGAACATTCCCAGGGAGCAGTTTGAACGGCTGCTGGCAGCGGCCCGTTTTGCCCCCACTGCCAAGAATACCCAGAACCTGCGCTGGATTGTGCTTGAATCGCGCGAGCAGGTGGTAAGGCTGGCGGAACTGGTGGTGGACTGGCTGCGTATTCTGCCGCAGGCCGACGCCACCATGAGTGAAGGCGTACATGCCCGCGGCCTTGTGAGCGCATGGGACAAGGGGATTGACGTGATTACCCGCACGGCTCCGCACCTGGCGGTGGTGGTCGCCCCCCAGTGGCACTGGGGACGGACGGATTCCGCCATTGCCGCTACCTATCTTGAACTGCTGGCCCACGCGCAGGGCATAGGCTGCTGTTGGGGCGGCTACATCTGCACGGCCCTGGAACACCCGGAGGCGCAGCCTGTACGGGACTTCCTCGGCATCGGGCCGGATGAGATGGCCTTTGCCGCGCAGATGATGGGCTATCCCCTTTTCAAGTCCAAGGCGCGTCCTGTGCGCAAACAGCCTGATGTGACCTGGAAGTAGACGGCCTGGCCCGATCTGACGCGCCAACGTAATTCAGCCCGGATCACGCTTGCAGCCCCCCGCCTGTGCGGGGGGCTTTTTTTTGGCCCGTACTTTGCAATGATTCTGGCACGGGCCACCGGGCCCGGGGAAAAGATGGCCGCGCACCCGTTTCAGCGCGTCTGCCAACCAAGGAGAAGCACATGCAAGCTGGCATGTTTAGCGGACTTTTTGCCGCACTCAGCACCGAGCACCGCATGAATTATGTCGCCAATAATTTGGCGAATGCCAATACGCGCGGCTATAAACGCGACACCGTGGCGTTCAAGGACACCATGGTCAGCTATGCCTTTGACGAAATTCGCGAGCCGCTCCTGAACCTCAAGTCAGATCCCCTGTTTCCCGAGCCGCTCAATGCCTCAAGGGTTCGGCTGGCGGTGTCAAAGATAGATTTTGCCCAGGGCTCCATGCAGTACTCGGGCAATCCTCTGGACGTGGCCATAAACGGCGAAAACGCCTTTTTCCGTGTGGCCACGCCAACAGGACAATTCTTGACGCGCAACGGCGCCTTTGTGCTGTCTGAAGACGGCACCATCATGACGCCGCAGGGCTATCCGGTACAGGCGCAGGGCGGCGGCAACATCACCATTCCGCAGGGTACGCGGCATATCCAGATAAGCGGCGACGGCCAGGTCATTGCCGACAACGACGTGATAGGGCAAATCGCTCTGGCCAATGTGGATAATCCGCAGAACCTTGAGAAGATGGGCAATAATCTGTACCGCCCGCGGCAGAACGTGCAGGTGGCAGAAGGCGACGCCTACGCAACCGGAGGCCGCCTGGAACAAGGCTTTACAGAAGCCGCCAACGTCGAGGTGGTACCCGAGATGGTGAACATGATTGAAGTGCAACGCCAGTTTGAAGCGTACCAGAAGGTCATGCAGACCTCGGATACGCTGGATCGCGCGGCCACGGAAAAATTGGGCCGCCGACAGGGTTAGGGCATTTTCATTCTGAAAGATCTCTTACGGCTGCGTGAGCAGACGCTCGCCGTGAAGGCGCAGGCGCGGTTCATCTGCGCTGGCAAGCGCCGGAACGGGCGTACCGTAAACTTTGAGAATGCGTATTCGCAAAGGTAGTCTGCTCAAGGGCTGACAGCGAAGGCTGAAACAAGGAGAGTTTTCCATGATGCGTTCCCTTTGGACTGGAGCCACCGGCATGGTGGCACAGCAACTCAATATTGACGTCATTTCCAACAACCTGGCCAACGTCAATACGACGGGCTTCAAGAAAAGCCGCGCCGAATTTGAAGACCTCATGTACCAGACCATGCGTATGGCCGGGTCCATAACCGAGGGCGACAACCGCCTGCCGGTGGGCATCCAGGTGGGCATGGGCACGCGCCCCACGGCCGTACACAAGTTTTTCACCCAGGGCGACTTTCAGAATACCGGCAACACGCTGGACGTGGCCATTGAAGGCGACGGCTTTTTTCAGGTGGATGTGAACGGCGAGCTCATGTACACCCGCGCCGGTTCCTTCAAGCTCAACCAGGACGGCACGGTGGTCACGGCCAATGGCTACATTTTGCAGCCGGAATTTGCCGTGCCTGCGGAAACCAAGAATATTTCCATTTCTTCGTCCGGGCATATAGCCGCGTTGGACGCCCAGGGGCAGGAACTCGCGGGAGCGGAAATTCCGCTGTACACCTTCATCAACCCCGCTGGTCTCGACGCGCGCGGACGCAACCTTTTCACGCCCA is a genomic window containing:
- a CDS encoding outer membrane protein, whose protein sequence is MFKRVVLPLILMVALAGPAAAETSGVYAGLKFLDSIQSTGKFSKGGDFNSLGMSEYSQNTVGGGIFVGYDFYPQYQVPVRTELEYAIRSNMSKTWDNNFNLAGKDVKASTKGEWNVQTLFLNAYWDFHNSTAFTPYIGAGAGLGFIKSKYKSELSDPDEGVSGSLTQYDTVFAWNAGAGCSYAFTEHFSADLAYRFVGLGYTEVSKKFDGEKNSVGVAPYANEFSLGLRYSF
- a CDS encoding class I SAM-dependent methyltransferase yields the protein MDIPRIFTITESAHRIHNPYTPEKLAVLGAALRLKAGMRILDLGSGSGEMLCTWARDYGIIGIGVDMSTLFSEQAKQRAAELGVVDKVAFIHNDAAGYIADVKVDVAACIGATWIGGGIDGTIELLEKSLCAGGIILVGEPYWLQLPPTEEAARGCHAGSIADFRRLPDLVAHFHDLNYDVVEMVLADQEGWDRYEAAKWLTMRRWLEANPDDDFAKEVRDQLTTEPLRYVTYSRKYLGWGVFALMAR
- a CDS encoding HypC/HybG/HupF family hydrogenase formation chaperone; this translates as MCLAIPARIEELFGEGMARVRVGESQTFLNASVMLLPEEPNIGDYVIVHAGFALHTLTPIEAEESLSALRELAQALEDGPPQF
- the ileS gene encoding isoleucine--tRNA ligase; the encoded protein is MSDYKKTLNLPQTAFPMKANLAQREPETLKKWESINACAAMVEASGSKGTYILHDGPPYANGHIHMGTALNKILKDIIVKSRNMAGYTSRYVPGWDCHGLPIEHKVEQELKEKKKELPAHVVRKLCREYASKWIDVQRKEFKRLGVLGNWEDPYMSMKPAYEAATADELAKFVATGGVVRSKKPIYWCCSCHTALAEAEVEYYDHTSPSIYVRFALPDEGLKKVFAAADPSRAHVVIWTTTPWTLPDNMGVCLHPEFTYALVEADGSQYILAEELVKSCAATFGWSDYTILDRAPGVKFEGLKARHPFYDRDSLVILGQHVTLDAGTGCVHTAPGHGREDYEVGLKYGLEVYSPMDDAGRFLPSVEFFAGLNVFEANPKVIEKLEEVGALLQKAKIRHSYPHCWRCKEPVIFRATTQWFISMEKNDLRGRALNAIDEQVRWIPAWGRERIHNMVEFRPDWCISRQRQWGVPIMALLCEDCGEAWNDANWMHEMAARFASHPTGCDYWYEADLKDIVPEGLACPQCGGNHWKRETDILDVWFDSGTSFAAVLEKRPELGFPADLYMEGSDQHRGWFHSSLLVSEGTRGCAPYRSVLTHGYVVDGEGRKMSKSIGNVIAPQELIEKFGAEIVRLWVSSVEYREDIRISDEILGRLVDAYRRIRNTCRYILGNLNDVSAHDLLPLDTLESLDRFALDAAGRVHERVQQAYMDFDFHKVYHTLHNYCVTDLSSVYLDILKDRLYASAPASHERRSAQTALWHILCLLLRDMAPVLSFTAEEIFSHLPESLRGPELTVFALPPLEAAPYLLDEGTRDDWNVLLAVRGAVTRAIEPMRREGIIGHSLDTRVTLFVADELRQRLEGLHTDLRAVCIVSQLHMEALDRAPQAAYQDEEVAGLAIGVEKARGEKCERCWIYSTELGTDPAHPALCPRCTAVIKAMES
- the lspA gene encoding signal peptidase II; amino-acid sequence: MRKRYRILGGMALLALALDQLSKYIVMQTIPEHRPVPVIQGLFDLVNIRNRGAAFGFLNRSDIEWQFWLFLVATAVAAWAIFMLVRSSHEDPWLFAGLGLVLGGALGNLVDRVRFRAVVDFLDVYWGDWHWPAFNVADSAIFVGAALACLAMWRQPSGAGDKTGRNAGKASGKGGNAA
- a CDS encoding PLDc N-terminal domain-containing protein; its protein translation is MMFHWWHVVLVMIPMIPTLWSLIHIWGHEFPTPQQRALWLVLVVFLPVIGGIIYIFTGRKKALGKVQI
- the ybgF gene encoding tol-pal system protein YbgF, which codes for MRTFRTLCFVTLACAALPLSACVSGGSSSGGSLSLEQQVQQHDVQLRQMQPSQADAWNQIQALRQELNTMKGQMDDLNNAGGARALVDRVNRHDEALRQVERSMALNLNLGEAPSATSAAAPVAPISQATPSTQTALQTPSYGQPTYGQAAAAGAAGSVAAGSTGYAAAVPEGVQPYGGQAAAAQASAAAPAASTWGQPSPQPQPQVQAPQKDISLALYDAGVNAYNARKYDEAQRSFADFLKNYKSHNLAPEAQFYMAECYFQRNQYADAALAYDKVIKDYPKSSSAPGAYLKQGISFSKLNQGAASKARLEELIKKYPNSPEAARAKTFLKTNK
- a CDS encoding protein phosphatase CheZ codes for the protein MSDKKAEPAVYRQLSADMRQGLKDIYQQISTASQSKPLTDADTDALFHEATAQLAEVLKATESATMSIMEVVERHLDLQAQNTELLAAVREGRASQGQISRLEKNNALLGDDLTGLLTALSFQDITGQRIKRVVTALNKIENTVVELYISSGLIMDGAAKDPNKDTESLQTEARKAVEDFRQNRMKADGLKGPDGNGVSQSAIDDMLSQLGM
- a CDS encoding nitroreductase family protein, producing the protein MNVFTVDHDLCRKDGICAMVCPVHIIDAEVGAYPTMDKHKAAYCIGCGQCMAFCPTQACAAPGLDRKDCKILRPEHMPTAEQVEELAVSRRSVRNFKNRNIPREQFERLLAAARFAPTAKNTQNLRWIVLESREQVVRLAELVVDWLRILPQADATMSEGVHARGLVSAWDKGIDVITRTAPHLAVVVAPQWHWGRTDSAIAATYLELLAHAQGIGCCWGGYICTALEHPEAQPVRDFLGIGPDEMAFAAQMMGYPLFKSKARPVRKQPDVTWK
- a CDS encoding flagellar hook-basal body protein — encoded protein: MQAGMFSGLFAALSTEHRMNYVANNLANANTRGYKRDTVAFKDTMVSYAFDEIREPLLNLKSDPLFPEPLNASRVRLAVSKIDFAQGSMQYSGNPLDVAINGENAFFRVATPTGQFLTRNGAFVLSEDGTIMTPQGYPVQAQGGGNITIPQGTRHIQISGDGQVIADNDVIGQIALANVDNPQNLEKMGNNLYRPRQNVQVAEGDAYATGGRLEQGFTEAANVEVVPEMVNMIEVQRQFEAYQKVMQTSDTLDRAATEKLGRRQG
- the flgG gene encoding flagellar basal-body rod protein FlgG, which codes for MMRSLWTGATGMVAQQLNIDVISNNLANVNTTGFKKSRAEFEDLMYQTMRMAGSITEGDNRLPVGIQVGMGTRPTAVHKFFTQGDFQNTGNTLDVAIEGDGFFQVDVNGELMYTRAGSFKLNQDGTVVTANGYILQPEFAVPAETKNISISSSGHIAALDAQGQELAGAEIPLYTFINPAGLDARGRNLFTPTQASADAVEGVPGTANVGTLAQGFLEMSNVEVVDEMVNMIVGQRAYEVNSKSIQTSDSMLGIAVQLKRS